The following coding sequences lie in one Mycobacterium sp. DL440 genomic window:
- the narJ gene encoding nitrate reductase molybdenum cofactor assembly chaperone yields the protein MKLLTRGRRTGAGSALSEYQQRLVWRITALLLDYPTAETADLAGQLDAVAAELPEAARAPLTEFLRRFGETDPMQRASNYVATFDMQRRSSLHLTYYAYGDTRKRGMALLRFKHAYRQAGINDGDLGNSELPDYLPMVLEFGATVDHVQGERLLAEHVPVLELLRLSLQDNGSYYTGLLAAVLTTLPPVNTADRRRIAQLAAEGPPDEDVGLDPFAMDPMASGGTRR from the coding sequence ATGAAGCTACTCACCCGCGGCCGCAGAACAGGTGCAGGCAGTGCCCTGTCCGAGTATCAGCAACGCCTGGTGTGGCGCATCACCGCGCTGCTGCTCGACTACCCGACCGCCGAAACAGCCGACCTTGCCGGGCAACTGGACGCTGTCGCGGCGGAGCTCCCGGAGGCAGCACGAGCGCCGCTGACGGAGTTCCTCCGCCGGTTCGGCGAAACAGATCCGATGCAGCGCGCGTCGAACTACGTCGCGACGTTCGACATGCAACGGCGCAGCAGCCTGCATCTGACCTATTACGCCTACGGCGACACCCGCAAACGGGGTATGGCCCTGTTGCGGTTCAAGCATGCCTACCGCCAGGCAGGGATAAACGACGGCGACCTGGGTAATTCAGAGTTGCCCGACTATCTGCCGATGGTGCTCGAGTTCGGCGCGACCGTCGATCATGTCCAAGGTGAGCGGCTGCTGGCCGAGCACGTCCCGGTACTCGAGCTGCTGCGGCTCTCCCTGCAGGACAACGGGTCCTACTACACCGGGCTGCTGGCCGCGGTCCTTACCACGTTACCTCCGGTCAACACCGCCGACCGCCGCCGGATCGCGCAGCTCGCCGCCGAGGGCCCACCCGATGAGGATGTCGGCCTCGACCCGTTCGCGATGGACCCGATGGCATCTGGAGGAACCCGCCGATGA
- the narI gene encoding respiratory nitrate reductase subunit gamma, translating into MSNVLWMTLPYIAFTSFGLGHIWRYKADQFGWTTRSSQIYESRLLRLGSPLFHFGILGVFAGHVVGLLIPQSWTSAVGVSEHVYHLMSVSMGSLAGVAVVAGVGILLYRRVTVPEVRTVTTFNDRVMYLLLVGALATGMLNTLTNVFSTYNYRETVSPWFRSLFTLHPAPELMAESPWTFQAHVLIVLALLGFWPYTRLVHMFSAPIGYLVRPYVVYRSRDPQRADKNRYAKAWVTPQAPPTRSRWV; encoded by the coding sequence ATGAGCAATGTGCTGTGGATGACCCTGCCGTACATTGCGTTCACCTCTTTCGGACTCGGGCATATCTGGCGCTACAAGGCCGACCAGTTCGGGTGGACCACACGGTCTTCGCAGATCTACGAGAGCAGGCTGCTGCGGCTGGGCAGCCCGCTGTTCCATTTCGGCATCCTCGGCGTATTCGCCGGGCATGTCGTGGGGCTGCTGATCCCGCAGTCGTGGACCTCGGCGGTAGGCGTCTCCGAGCACGTCTACCACCTGATGTCGGTGAGCATGGGATCGCTGGCCGGAGTGGCTGTGGTCGCCGGGGTGGGGATCCTGCTCTACCGCCGGGTCACTGTCCCGGAGGTCCGCACAGTCACCACGTTCAACGACAGGGTGATGTACCTGCTGCTCGTCGGGGCTCTGGCGACCGGGATGCTGAACACCCTGACCAACGTGTTCTCGACCTACAACTACCGCGAAACGGTGTCACCGTGGTTCCGCAGCCTGTTCACGTTGCATCCGGCACCGGAGCTGATGGCCGAATCCCCATGGACATTCCAGGCGCACGTCCTGATAGTGCTTGCCCTGCTCGGCTTCTGGCCGTACACCCGGTTGGTGCACATGTTCAGCGCACCGATCGGTTACCTGGTTCGGCCCTATGTGGTCTACCGCAGCCGTGATCCGCAGCGTGCGGACAAGAACCGCTACGCCAAGGCGTGGGTGACACCGCAGGCGCCACCCACGCGCAGCCGTTGGGTGTGA
- a CDS encoding phosphonatase-like hydrolase: MSNDTHQPIGLVVFDMAGTTVQDSGLVQQAFLAADSFAGLSKTDADRDEMLRYVSDTMGQSKILVFRHLSGGNEQQAQAANKEFERCYAQLVADGNCSAIPGAEDLLAALRGRGIKTALTTGFAADTQSAIIDALGWHDLADVVLCPGSGVRGRPHPDMPLTALMRTETDSVRSMVVVGDTSSDVTSGLRAGARASVGVLTGAHNSDQLSAAGATHVIGSVAELLTVVDSLS, translated from the coding sequence ATGAGTAACGACACCCACCAGCCGATCGGTCTGGTCGTCTTCGATATGGCCGGCACCACGGTGCAGGACAGCGGTCTCGTGCAGCAGGCGTTTCTTGCCGCCGACAGTTTCGCGGGCCTGTCGAAGACCGATGCCGACCGTGACGAGATGTTGCGCTATGTCTCCGACACCATGGGGCAGTCGAAGATTCTGGTCTTCCGGCATCTGTCCGGCGGAAACGAGCAACAGGCGCAGGCCGCGAACAAGGAGTTCGAGCGGTGTTATGCACAACTGGTAGCTGACGGTAACTGCAGTGCGATCCCGGGCGCCGAAGATCTCTTGGCCGCCCTGCGCGGGCGTGGTATCAAGACCGCGCTGACAACGGGTTTCGCCGCCGACACCCAGTCGGCGATCATCGATGCGCTGGGTTGGCACGATCTCGCTGACGTGGTGTTGTGTCCGGGGTCCGGCGTCCGGGGTCGTCCACATCCGGACATGCCATTGACTGCGCTGATGCGTACGGAAACCGACTCTGTGCGATCGATGGTTGTTGTGGGAGACACGTCATCGGATGTCACCAGCGGGCTTCGCGCAGGGGCCAGGGCCTCGGTCGGCGTCCTCACCGGCGCGCACAATTCCGACCAGTTGTCGGCCGCCGGTGCCACTCATGTCATCGGCAGTGTGGCCGAACTTTTGACAGTGGTGGACTCGCTGTCCTGA
- a CDS encoding zinc-binding dehydrogenase encodes MTKTSAAVWSGVDAGFSLRQEPLPQLRDGEVLVGVELATICGSDLHTINGDRPTPLPTVLGHEAVGTVVATGGPVNGHDGQPIGPGDRITWTIGTACGQCRRCRRGLSQKCLSVRKYGHEAIDEHWRFNGGLATHCHLLAGTGLVRVPDALPAALAAPANCATATVVCAARRVGLGADDVVIVQGCGMLGLTAIAYARDAGVRHVIACDVEESRREAAVRFGATSVCAPDQLSSAAQEYGADVILELSGSSRAVQSALEVIDVGGRIALVGSVSPAPEISFEPSGYVKNLTTLVGCHNYRLDDLAEAVDFLARTEAQQLFADLVSPPYPLADIDAAVAAARGGVAPRVAVAMR; translated from the coding sequence ATGACGAAGACCAGCGCGGCGGTGTGGTCGGGTGTCGACGCGGGATTCTCGCTGCGCCAGGAGCCGTTGCCGCAGCTGCGTGACGGCGAGGTGTTGGTCGGTGTCGAGCTGGCCACCATCTGCGGCAGTGACCTGCACACGATCAATGGTGACCGCCCAACCCCGCTGCCGACAGTGCTCGGGCATGAAGCGGTCGGCACTGTGGTGGCCACCGGAGGGCCGGTCAACGGCCATGACGGTCAGCCGATCGGACCCGGTGATCGCATCACCTGGACCATCGGCACGGCCTGTGGACAATGCCGGCGGTGTCGCCGCGGGCTTTCACAGAAGTGCCTGTCGGTGCGCAAGTACGGCCACGAGGCCATCGATGAGCACTGGAGGTTCAACGGAGGCTTGGCCACCCACTGCCACCTGCTGGCGGGAACCGGTCTGGTGCGGGTGCCCGACGCGCTACCCGCGGCCCTGGCCGCGCCCGCAAACTGTGCCACCGCCACCGTGGTCTGCGCCGCCAGGCGCGTCGGGCTCGGTGCCGACGACGTAGTGATCGTGCAGGGTTGCGGAATGCTCGGCCTCACCGCCATCGCCTATGCGCGTGACGCCGGGGTGCGCCACGTCATCGCCTGCGATGTCGAGGAGAGCCGGCGTGAGGCAGCTGTCCGGTTCGGCGCGACAAGTGTGTGTGCACCCGATCAACTGTCCAGCGCGGCACAGGAATACGGCGCCGATGTGATTCTGGAATTGTCCGGCAGCAGCCGAGCGGTGCAATCGGCACTCGAGGTCATTGACGTGGGTGGCCGGATCGCACTGGTGGGATCGGTGTCGCCGGCCCCGGAGATCAGTTTCGAACCGAGTGGGTACGTCAAGAACCTGACCACCTTGGTCGGTTGTCACAACTATCGTCTGGACGACCTGGCCGAAGCCGTCGACTTCCTGGCGCGCACCGAGGCCCAACAGCTGTTTGCGGATCTGGTTTCTCCGCCGTATCCGCTGGCCGATATCGATGCTGCGGTGGCAGCCGCCCGCGGCGGTGTCGCCCCGCGCGTCGCCGTCGCGATGCGTTGA
- a CDS encoding MFS transporter: MSNTFEKSTGTLDPVAVSEAKFSRLKWRMLLAAMFCYLFFYTGRQTFGFAIPGIEEDLGLSKTTLGAISGAMLWCYAAGQMINGNLADKFGGRRLMALGAVLSTILNWCTSFAVGTKSLAIFWGANGFSQSMGFPSGGRVISNWWGPHERGKSFGFYTFAAGMASVLAFITSTIVVDTLKLDWQWIFRIPVLLMLVGGITFYLVARENPKAAGVTPPPSFTRDAEQVEPSAANVDTSRSLDRYKAVLGNPKIWSTGIAIGFQNAARYGLLIWVPVYFLGADWQKGGGAISPVWISVALPVGMAVGALVNGQLSDRLFGSRRDRPIFLFMALGAACAITMYLGNLGTVAGMVVLFFTGFFVYGPQSSFWALCPDIAGAQMAGTATGVVNFFSYLFAGAAEPIVGHIMDDTGNTGLIFPIVASSCVASALVALTIRR; encoded by the coding sequence ATGTCCAACACATTTGAAAAGTCAACGGGCACACTCGATCCCGTCGCAGTATCGGAGGCGAAGTTCTCGCGGTTGAAGTGGCGGATGCTGCTTGCGGCGATGTTCTGCTACCTGTTCTTCTACACCGGACGACAGACCTTCGGTTTTGCCATCCCCGGCATCGAGGAGGATCTGGGCCTGAGCAAGACCACCCTGGGCGCCATCAGCGGGGCGATGTTGTGGTGCTATGCGGCCGGCCAGATGATCAACGGCAACCTGGCCGACAAATTCGGCGGACGGCGCCTGATGGCGTTGGGAGCCGTGCTCTCGACAATCCTGAACTGGTGCACCAGCTTTGCGGTGGGCACGAAGTCGCTGGCCATATTCTGGGGCGCCAACGGTTTCAGCCAATCCATGGGCTTTCCCTCAGGCGGCCGGGTGATCTCCAACTGGTGGGGTCCACACGAACGGGGAAAGAGCTTCGGCTTCTACACCTTCGCGGCAGGTATGGCCTCGGTGCTGGCCTTCATCACCTCGACGATTGTGGTGGACACACTGAAATTGGACTGGCAGTGGATCTTCCGAATCCCGGTACTGCTCATGCTGGTCGGTGGCATTACGTTCTATCTGGTTGCGCGGGAGAACCCCAAGGCGGCCGGGGTTACCCCGCCACCCTCGTTCACCCGCGACGCCGAACAGGTCGAACCGTCGGCAGCCAATGTCGATACGAGCCGCTCGCTGGATCGGTACAAGGCCGTGCTGGGCAACCCGAAGATCTGGTCGACCGGTATCGCAATCGGCTTCCAGAACGCCGCCCGCTACGGCCTGTTGATCTGGGTGCCGGTGTACTTCCTGGGCGCGGACTGGCAAAAAGGTGGCGGCGCGATCAGTCCGGTGTGGATTTCGGTCGCGCTCCCGGTGGGCATGGCCGTCGGCGCACTGGTCAACGGCCAACTGTCCGACCGACTGTTCGGTTCTCGCCGCGATCGTCCGATCTTCCTGTTCATGGCGCTGGGTGCGGCGTGCGCGATCACGATGTACCTCGGTAACCTCGGCACCGTCGCAGGCATGGTGGTGCTGTTTTTCACCGGCTTCTTCGTCTACGGCCCGCAGTCCTCGTTCTGGGCACTGTGCCCCGATATCGCGGGAGCCCAAATGGCCGGTACGGCAACCGGAGTGGTGAACTTCTTCTCGTACCTGTTCGCCGGGGCGGCCGAGCCGATCGTGGGCCACATCATGGACGACACCGGAAACACCGGGCTGATCTTCCCGATCGTCGCGTCCTCATGTGTGGCCAGTGCCCTGGTTGCGCTCACCATTCGGCGCTGA